The following proteins are encoded in a genomic region of Sorangiineae bacterium MSr12523:
- a CDS encoding aminoglycoside 3'-phosphotransferase, translated as MTSLPQYSRYTWIPVTIGKSGAQVYRLDDDTRRPRLYAKSASRSTQPDVAEGLTQEAARLTWLADQGIPAAEVVELRSDGDGTWLITRALPGRSAAEIWPSAQPGAIAEAMADIARRLHALPTAGCPFDQRLSRIILEAEQRAAAGLVDLEDLDDVRAGWTVEQLLRELHAARPQYEDVVVCHGDFCLPNVLVADDGATVTGLLDVGRLGLADRYADLALMSRSLASPMNEQYGDDDVRRFFARYGADATDERIAFYRLLDEFY; from the coding sequence ATGACGAGCTTGCCGCAATACAGCCGCTACACGTGGATCCCGGTGACGATTGGGAAATCCGGTGCCCAAGTGTATCGGCTCGATGATGACACACGCAGGCCGCGGCTCTATGCGAAGAGTGCGTCACGGAGCACGCAGCCCGATGTGGCGGAGGGGTTGACGCAGGAGGCGGCACGGCTCACGTGGCTCGCGGACCAAGGGATCCCCGCGGCGGAAGTCGTCGAGCTACGCAGCGACGGCGATGGCACGTGGTTGATCACGCGCGCGCTGCCTGGTCGCTCCGCGGCGGAAATATGGCCTTCGGCGCAGCCCGGCGCGATTGCCGAAGCCATGGCGGACATTGCTCGGCGACTGCATGCGTTGCCCACGGCAGGTTGCCCTTTCGACCAAAGGTTATCGCGCATCATTCTCGAGGCCGAGCAACGCGCCGCCGCCGGCCTCGTGGACCTCGAGGACCTCGACGACGTCCGCGCGGGGTGGACCGTCGAGCAATTGCTCCGTGAGTTGCACGCAGCGCGTCCCCAATACGAAGACGTCGTCGTATGCCACGGCGATTTCTGCCTTCCCAATGTACTTGTCGCGGACGACGGCGCCACCGTCACGGGCTTACTCGACGTCGGCCGCCTCGGCCTCGCCGATCGGTATGCGGACCTGGCCTTGATGTCCCGCAGCCTCGCCAGTCCGATGAATGAACAATACGGCGATGACGACGTCCGACGGTTTTTCGCCCGCTACGGCGCCGATGCGACCGACGAACGCATCGCATTTTATCGACTTCTCGATGAGTTCTACTGA